The following are encoded together in the Pectobacterium wasabiae CFBP 3304 genome:
- the melR gene encoding transcriptional regulator MelR produces the protein MANSIPQLPHDPHMCRSYEKKTRSPLALYSEYQRMDIELRAPLAMTYTHWHGQVEVNVPFDGDVEYLINNEVVRIKQGHITLFWACTPHQLTDAGCCQQMAIFNLPMHLFLSWPLDRELINHVTHGMVIQSLSAQQLSVFEIQRWQSEFTSDSEPVRQLAIDEITLMLKRFSLSGWQPILVNKTPRTQQNSLSRHSQFYVSQMLEFIATHCDRMLTVNDIAEHVKLNPNYAMGIFQRVMQLTMKQYITAMRINHVRALLSDTDKTILDIATIAGFRSSSRFYSTFNKYVGMPPQQYRKLSQQRRNHLLYLEG, from the coding sequence ATGGCAAACAGCATACCGCAACTGCCCCACGATCCGCATATGTGTCGCAGTTATGAAAAAAAGACGCGTAGCCCGCTAGCGCTCTATTCAGAGTACCAGCGTATGGACATTGAGTTGCGGGCGCCGCTGGCCATGACCTACACCCACTGGCATGGCCAAGTTGAGGTGAATGTCCCCTTTGATGGCGACGTGGAATACCTGATTAATAATGAAGTCGTGCGGATCAAACAAGGGCATATCACCCTCTTTTGGGCCTGCACGCCTCATCAGCTTACCGATGCCGGCTGCTGTCAACAGATGGCGATATTCAACTTACCCATGCATCTGTTTTTGTCCTGGCCGCTGGATCGTGAACTAATAAACCATGTCACCCATGGAATGGTTATTCAGTCATTATCGGCACAACAGCTCAGCGTTTTTGAGATCCAGCGCTGGCAGAGTGAGTTTACCAGCGACAGCGAACCGGTGCGCCAGTTGGCGATCGATGAAATTACCCTGATGCTAAAGCGATTTAGTCTGTCTGGCTGGCAACCCATCTTAGTAAATAAAACGCCGCGCACTCAACAAAATAGTCTTTCGCGCCATTCGCAGTTTTATGTCAGCCAGATGCTTGAGTTTATCGCCACCCACTGTGACAGAATGCTGACGGTTAACGATATTGCTGAACACGTTAAGCTAAACCCAAATTATGCAATGGGCATTTTTCAGCGGGTGATGCAGTTAACCATGAAACAATATATTACTGCGATGAGGATCAACCACGTGCGGGCGTTGCTCAGCGATACCGACAAGACGATTCTTGATATTGCAACGATCGCCGGATTTCGTTCAAGCAGTCGTTTTTACAGCACATTTAATAAATATGTCGGTATGCCACCTCAGCAATATCGTAAGCTGAGTCAGCAGCGAAGAAATCATTTGCTATATCTGGAGGGATAA
- the nhaC gene encoding Na+/H+ antiporter NhaC, protein MESNNYALKSRKSLSFFWSVMPMFLMLAGISIGYFIFNIRAEPMILMSTAVASFIAIAHGYTWDNILKSICDKISEALPIILIVASIGFLIGAWMVSGTIPMMIYYGLKFINPHYFYISAFLLGALISVCTGTSWGSMGTVGIAMIGVAIGLNIPLPIAAGAIVSGCWFGDKLSPVSDSTNMAALAAGVNLYSHIGHLLWTTGPGFIICCIVYVYAGLGIDASISTPENITSLMSDIGQVYHFNLLLLLPPVIVLYGSLTKKPAIPMLFLSTIVSMILALVFQAFTASSIGESVVSGFKLSMLEGDNVAAFSADVSRLLERGGAISMFSSFVTVFSAFSFAGAMSTTGSLHTVISTLTKGVKTTFHLVVTTIISTITICACTANGTLPLLLCGDAFKEEYKKRGLATKNLSRTTEDAGTVVEPIIPWSASGVYCATMLGVATLDYLPWAILCYSGVLFALLWAATGIGIAKYDPNDDPEHLAESELKH, encoded by the coding sequence ATGGAATCAAATAATTATGCTTTAAAAAGCAGAAAGTCGTTGAGTTTTTTTTGGTCAGTAATGCCTATGTTCCTTATGTTGGCCGGGATTAGCATCGGGTATTTTATCTTTAATATTCGCGCGGAACCTATGATCCTGATGAGCACAGCGGTTGCCTCATTTATCGCTATAGCGCATGGTTATACTTGGGATAATATTTTAAAATCTATTTGCGATAAAATATCTGAGGCACTGCCGATAATCCTTATTGTCGCGAGTATCGGTTTTTTGATCGGTGCATGGATGGTATCCGGCACGATACCAATGATGATTTATTATGGATTAAAATTTATTAACCCGCACTATTTCTATATTTCCGCTTTCCTTTTAGGTGCGCTAATTTCAGTATGCACAGGTACCTCTTGGGGTTCTATGGGTACCGTTGGAATTGCAATGATAGGCGTTGCTATTGGACTAAATATTCCACTTCCCATTGCGGCTGGGGCAATTGTCTCGGGCTGTTGGTTTGGCGATAAACTCTCGCCGGTGTCCGATTCAACAAACATGGCAGCCTTAGCCGCAGGTGTAAACCTGTACTCGCATATAGGTCATCTTCTCTGGACCACCGGGCCCGGATTTATTATATGCTGCATTGTCTATGTTTATGCAGGCTTAGGAATTGATGCGTCAATAAGCACGCCGGAAAATATTACAAGCTTGATGTCCGATATTGGCCAAGTATATCACTTTAATCTGTTGCTATTATTACCGCCGGTTATTGTATTGTATGGTTCTTTGACGAAGAAACCAGCCATTCCCATGCTGTTCTTATCGACGATAGTATCAATGATATTAGCGTTAGTATTCCAAGCATTCACCGCATCGTCGATTGGCGAGTCGGTGGTGAGCGGCTTTAAACTCTCTATGCTCGAAGGAGATAACGTAGCCGCTTTCTCTGCCGATGTCTCACGCTTGCTGGAGCGTGGCGGCGCAATATCTATGTTCAGCAGTTTTGTCACCGTTTTCAGTGCATTTAGTTTTGCCGGTGCGATGAGCACGACAGGCTCCCTGCATACTGTTATTAGCACGCTGACGAAAGGGGTTAAAACTACATTCCATCTGGTCGTTACCACGATAATCAGTACGATAACGATTTGTGCGTGTACAGCAAACGGTACGCTGCCATTACTGTTATGTGGTGACGCATTTAAAGAGGAGTATAAAAAAAGAGGTCTTGCAACAAAAAATCTTTCCCGCACAACGGAAGACGCAGGCACCGTCGTCGAACCTATTATTCCTTGGTCGGCCTCTGGCGTTTATTGCGCAACCATGCTGGGTGTCGCAACCCTCGATTATTTACCGTGGGCAATTTTATGTTACAGCGGCGTTCTGTTTGCGCTACTTTGGGCTGCTACTGGAATCGGTATCGCGAAGTATGACCCGAATGATGACCCTGAACACCTAGCTGAAAGTGAATTAAAACATTAA
- a CDS encoding MalY/PatB family protein codes for MSTFDHIIIRDANCRKYGQLQEMFGTDDLLPMWIADMDFMTPAPIINTLRAVVSQPIQGYSRDYPHWKESVTGWYEKRYGTQVNEEWLHFVPGVIKTIVISLMALSKTGDNILTCTPIYDPYPNFIKTSGRGLLQTRLVEKNGSYEFSWDDFTEKLNSCKIFLFSSPHNPGGIVWDKDTLEKINRYCHDAGVIVISDEVHCDLALPDKKHIPFFTVNTDLDSKSIVLTSTGKTFNTPAIQGGIALIKNEQLRNEFHHFLDNCYLAETNSLQQAAIYSAYTYCDEWHQKLLTYLSENVRYVKEELAEHCPLISVIYGGASFLVFLNASKLGLSDEQLMSFFAYKAKLGLSPGHQYGTGGEGHMRLNIGCPRAVLIEAITRLKNAYRACGFHLQK; via the coding sequence ATGTCTACATTCGATCATATTATTATCAGGGACGCTAATTGCCGCAAATACGGTCAGTTGCAAGAAATGTTTGGTACCGACGATTTGCTACCTATGTGGATCGCTGATATGGATTTCATGACCCCGGCCCCCATTATTAATACGCTCCGCGCTGTCGTTTCCCAGCCCATTCAGGGATATAGCAGGGATTACCCACACTGGAAGGAATCAGTTACCGGCTGGTATGAGAAACGTTACGGCACACAGGTCAATGAAGAGTGGTTGCATTTTGTTCCCGGCGTCATTAAAACCATCGTGATCTCGTTAATGGCGCTGAGCAAAACAGGGGATAATATATTAACCTGTACGCCCATTTATGACCCGTATCCTAATTTTATTAAAACAAGCGGAAGAGGTCTGCTACAGACTCGCTTAGTTGAAAAAAATGGCAGTTATGAATTTTCTTGGGATGATTTCACGGAAAAGCTAAATTCATGCAAAATTTTTCTCTTCTCATCCCCACACAACCCCGGCGGTATTGTTTGGGATAAGGATACGCTTGAGAAGATAAACAGGTATTGCCATGACGCAGGCGTAATTGTTATTTCTGATGAAGTGCACTGTGATTTGGCTCTGCCAGATAAAAAGCACATTCCTTTTTTTACGGTAAATACGGACTTGGACAGCAAATCGATAGTGCTTACTTCGACTGGCAAGACGTTTAATACTCCTGCGATACAAGGAGGTATAGCATTAATTAAAAATGAACAGTTGAGAAATGAATTCCACCATTTTCTCGATAACTGTTACCTTGCCGAAACAAATTCATTACAGCAGGCGGCTATTTATTCTGCCTATACTTATTGTGATGAATGGCATCAGAAATTACTGACCTATCTGTCTGAAAATGTCAGGTATGTAAAAGAGGAACTAGCAGAGCATTGTCCGTTGATCTCCGTCATTTATGGCGGCGCCTCTTTTCTGGTTTTTCTCAATGCCAGCAAGTTAGGGCTAAGTGATGAGCAACTAATGTCTTTTTTCGCATACAAGGCGAAACTTGGTCTTTCCCCCGGGCACCAGTATGGCACTGGTGGAGAAGGCCATATGAGATTAAACATTGGCTGTCCGCGCGCTGTACTGATCGAGGCCATCACCAGGTTAAAAAATGCCTATAGGGCGTGTGGATTTCATTTGCAGAAATAA
- a CDS encoding YfaP family protein: protein MIIRLLCRVVCSLVLLMPAMSAVAEQNVVMDTPIAGWHDTSGEDATYSQRVNYPAASVNTPANQSAQALIRGQIKGFPKPDSKAKQEPARLIVNGVSMPLKVEDNGDFARPYIFSQGSNSVEVRSPDRSAAHRTQFYAKRGSGAVPARLRIVLSWDTDNTDLDLHVVTPDGQHAWYGGRQLQNGGALDMDVTTGYGPEIFSSPAPESGQYLVYVNYYGGRGAEILTTAQITIVTEEGTSNEKQEMVIVPMRNPGELTLVKQFSYSNRG from the coding sequence ATGATTATTCGTTTGTTGTGTAGAGTAGTATGCTCGCTGGTGCTGCTGATGCCCGCTATGTCGGCAGTAGCAGAGCAAAACGTGGTGATGGATACGCCGATTGCTGGGTGGCATGACACTTCCGGGGAAGATGCCACTTATTCTCAGCGGGTCAATTATCCTGCAGCATCGGTGAATACTCCCGCGAATCAGTCTGCGCAAGCCCTGATCCGGGGCCAGATTAAAGGCTTCCCCAAGCCAGATAGCAAAGCCAAACAAGAGCCGGCCAGGTTGATCGTCAACGGCGTCAGTATGCCTCTGAAAGTGGAAGATAATGGTGATTTTGCACGGCCCTATATTTTCTCGCAGGGCAGTAACAGCGTTGAAGTTCGCAGCCCAGATCGGTCGGCGGCGCATCGAACCCAGTTTTATGCGAAAAGAGGCAGCGGCGCGGTTCCTGCACGCCTGCGGATAGTGCTTTCCTGGGACACCGATAACACCGATCTTGATTTGCACGTGGTCACCCCCGACGGTCAACATGCCTGGTATGGTGGTAGGCAGTTACAAAACGGCGGAGCGTTGGATATGGACGTCACTACCGGGTATGGCCCGGAGATCTTCTCTTCGCCAGCGCCGGAAAGTGGGCAATATCTCGTGTACGTTAACTATTACGGTGGGCGTGGTGCAGAAATTTTGACTACGGCGCAAATCACCATTGTGACCGAAGAAGGAACCAGCAACGAAAAGCAGGAAATGGTGATTGTGCCGATGCGTAATCCTGGTGAACTAACGTTGGTAAAACAGTTCAGCTACTCGAATCGTGGTTGA
- a CDS encoding DUF2300 domain-containing protein, which translates to MFRWLWLLWLIPVAAFSAEPKLELALREGQQYILLTLSPSRQFAQQPLPSELTTPLGSVWKLFVYAYLVDTQQQESDYLCNGSQPQEEVYCCETGKTIARDRALVQSCGLYFSPQRLQLDQQQWASYWQRQHSPGWLQDLSQLQPDTRVPVSQLLAVLAALPAQQQARNVLLDLLLTADGNLAGALGSRLRVKTWSWLDDEHPEQRQGGFAGWLNDGTPVWARGAGTSKIVLQNYAEVLNNRLPQAPPIDHNVCVVVKLFDRYPIATLRRIGEQTLVSAGVLQGKYQVEFRNGNRLNIESHGELILQQEAGDFTLTARLDREEYIARVLQREAAAQPVEAAKALAVAIRSYLLQNASRSGDCLLMADSSASQRVAPTPALPAALNVAAWTADLVLAGAPVNYHLDQAGNNRLSWQLAVSQAQQGMRYDAILAQAFPRASLGRWDKPEILCQPMPEAETWLATQQQRWREKLNSEPGYTPLQKFTVCRLLSGKPHVDRMYGRIYVRDLYSLQDRLDLTHEYLHLAFAAHPNGQDEVFVEQLARHLLLE; encoded by the coding sequence ATGTTTCGCTGGTTGTGGTTACTGTGGTTGATACCTGTTGCTGCTTTTAGTGCAGAGCCGAAATTGGAACTCGCTCTGCGCGAAGGGCAGCAATATATCTTGCTGACGTTAAGCCCGAGTCGGCAGTTTGCGCAGCAGCCACTGCCGAGCGAGCTGACCACGCCATTAGGCAGCGTCTGGAAGCTTTTCGTCTATGCCTATCTGGTGGATACCCAGCAGCAGGAATCTGATTATCTCTGCAATGGCAGCCAGCCGCAGGAAGAGGTTTACTGCTGTGAAACCGGTAAGACGATTGCACGCGATCGTGCTTTGGTGCAGTCGTGCGGCCTCTATTTTAGCCCCCAGCGCCTGCAACTGGATCAACAACAATGGGCCAGTTATTGGCAACGGCAACATAGTCCCGGCTGGTTGCAGGATCTGTCGCAGCTACAGCCGGATACCCGTGTCCCAGTAAGTCAGTTGCTGGCGGTATTGGCCGCGCTGCCAGCCCAGCAGCAGGCGCGTAATGTGTTGCTGGACCTGTTGCTTACCGCTGACGGCAATCTGGCTGGTGCCTTGGGTAGCCGCCTGCGGGTAAAAACCTGGAGCTGGCTGGATGATGAACATCCCGAGCAGCGCCAGGGCGGATTTGCCGGTTGGCTGAACGACGGCACGCCGGTGTGGGCCAGAGGGGCGGGTACCAGCAAAATCGTGCTGCAAAACTATGCTGAGGTGTTGAATAACCGTTTGCCGCAGGCTCCACCGATAGATCACAACGTGTGCGTGGTGGTTAAGCTGTTTGATCGTTACCCGATTGCAACATTGCGTCGTATTGGTGAACAAACGCTGGTTAGCGCAGGAGTCTTGCAGGGAAAATATCAGGTTGAATTCCGTAACGGTAATCGCCTGAATATTGAAAGCCACGGCGAACTTATTTTGCAACAGGAAGCGGGTGATTTCACCCTGACTGCTCGCCTGGATCGTGAAGAGTATATTGCCCGGGTGCTGCAGCGGGAAGCCGCGGCGCAACCTGTCGAAGCAGCGAAAGCGCTGGCGGTGGCGATCCGCAGCTATCTGCTGCAAAACGCCAGCCGGTCCGGTGATTGTTTACTGATGGCAGACAGCAGTGCCAGCCAGCGCGTAGCCCCGACGCCGGCCTTGCCTGCTGCGCTTAACGTTGCTGCCTGGACTGCAGATCTGGTGTTGGCAGGGGCACCGGTTAACTATCATCTCGATCAGGCGGGTAATAACCGCTTGTCCTGGCAGTTGGCGGTGTCGCAAGCCCAACAGGGGATGCGCTATGACGCGATCCTGGCACAGGCTTTTCCTCGAGCTAGCCTGGGGCGTTGGGATAAGCCGGAAATATTATGCCAGCCGATGCCGGAGGCCGAGACCTGGCTAGCAACGCAGCAGCAGCGTTGGCGAGAAAAGCTTAACAGCGAGCCGGGCTACACGCCTTTGCAGAAGTTTACGGTATGCCGTTTGCTCTCAGGCAAGCCCCATGTTGATCGCATGTATGGCCGTATCTATGTTCGGGATCTTTACTCCCTGCAAGATCGGTTGGATCTGACCCATGAATATTTGCACCTGGCCTTTGCTGCGCATCCGAATGGCCAAGATGAGGTATTTGTCGAACAACTGGCTCGCCATCTGTTATTGGAATAG
- a CDS encoding alpha-2-macroglobulin family protein, translating into MDTRRIEPQLHWHLSLRFPVTMKILPRMCQKLLLGMALFIPLSLAYAEAELPASNYSVPQQSFFLLSDSSFATDEVAKVRLEAPGRDYRRFEAEQYGGVDIRLYRIDKPMEFLKKQKNLHRIMIEGQYQGEGLSNTLSYLWDNWYGKSRRVMQRTFSSDTRQEVTSALPELKMGDALNEQPKFTVQPQFAPLKNLPLISQFRYPLWDAQPIQPPEHVNMQGSSSGFFEPLPGNVYVPLGKLKPGLYLVEALIGQYRATTVVFVSNTVAMSKVSGNELLVWTVGRNDGQAVPGTRILWSDGLGIMSSGQTDKSGLLSLRHISPERSYVMGEDSEGGVFVSENFYYDSEIYDTKLYAFTDRPLYRPGDWVEVKLIGREFNNALDSVALKPGSLSLTVLDANGATLQTLNLPVDGKSGAQGRFQLPENSVAGGYELRSTYNNQVYSSSFRVASYIKPHFEISLAMAKTDFRTNEPVNGDVVLLYPDGKPVANARLELSLYSQQLSMVSNDLQYQGKFPIELKTAQLTTDSKGHAKLDLPAVDKPSRYLLTIFASDGAAYRVKTTREILIERGVSRYALNTLKRFSAVNEPVEFSYRNEQQGDDKPAVYEWVRLEDRKTERAPLPATGQPFAISFQQPGTYTVTLKSDQGMILGAISQFVSGPGGKSVPGSVEIVMDKPQYRLGETAQALITFPEPVEQALLTLERDKVESIALLSSGAEWVKAQRLSDTQYLAQIAVRDNFSPNMTFSVLYSKGGQYSFQNAGIKVEIPRIDIAVKTDKVVYRPGETVTVALDTQLAGKPLPAHLTVSVVDEMVYALQPEIAPTIDQFFYHPRRNNVRTTASLSFIAYDLALPGVPKAPGVANRSDRNVKVLERPRREDVDTAAWQPDIVTDANGKATFSFRMPDSLTRWRITVRAQNEQGQVGQKQQLIRSEKPLYLKWSGATQFRKGDHPQPGLFIFSQNKQAQQVELRTQYGDNNLSQTVSLHEGVNYVAQPVAAMQSGRWTSEVVKNGEVLDSLSVDLKVSDDNWPVPQQQQVRLHAGSNTLNLPASAYDIRLRLNSDAQSMFRNGLDDLINEPYGGVINTASRLLPLSLAYNMLAKEDAQRGDVLRQTLQNNRQRLVQMAGPGALFTWWGENGDPDAFLTAYAYYADWYASQALGMALPAEHWQRILELYAEQAAEMPVLHRALLLSFAQDMHLPITSLLQGLAESLPNAQVESGAPLSETDSLVMAAPNFKLGLAVARVLTYSMLQQTPGYKLSEPELQTLRQSQEFISFSEHPFAYAAVWRTRGADAPQVAWLLQQLMPAQQGPERALALTWLYNSLGTTVPPVSFNPGEGWQLRQGTAGERYWQWQGQGAVQPVVMPAELEQPLNVSLNYNLPLTATATDSERQPLNVTIQHRLLQLIPGDKAFEFGVKPVANGEALSSDALYLDEVTLVNKSSTPQRYMLLEVPLPPGADVERTTWGIQVAGLGGKGVTPLEKARNESGLLSYVVPVDELVDSKVYRHLVRFSQKGQFVLPPIRYSRMYTPQEAATESGSSLKTVTVK; encoded by the coding sequence ATGGATACCCGACGAATCGAACCCCAACTTCATTGGCATTTATCGCTTAGGTTTCCTGTCACGATGAAAATTCTGCCGCGTATGTGTCAAAAACTGCTGCTAGGGATGGCGCTATTCATTCCCTTGAGCTTGGCCTATGCCGAAGCTGAGCTCCCTGCGAGTAATTATAGCGTTCCGCAGCAATCCTTCTTTTTGCTTTCTGACAGCAGCTTTGCCACGGATGAAGTGGCGAAAGTGCGCCTGGAAGCGCCAGGGCGCGATTACCGCCGTTTTGAGGCCGAGCAGTATGGTGGCGTAGATATCCGTTTATACCGTATCGATAAGCCGATGGAGTTTCTGAAAAAGCAGAAAAACCTCCATCGCATTATGATCGAAGGCCAATACCAGGGTGAGGGCTTATCTAACACGCTGTCTTATCTTTGGGATAACTGGTACGGCAAATCACGCCGCGTGATGCAGCGGACCTTTTCCTCTGATACCCGCCAGGAAGTGACCAGTGCGCTGCCGGAGCTGAAGATGGGGGACGCGCTAAATGAACAACCCAAATTCACCGTGCAGCCGCAGTTTGCGCCGCTGAAGAATCTGCCACTGATTAGCCAGTTCCGTTACCCACTGTGGGACGCGCAACCGATCCAGCCGCCAGAACACGTCAATATGCAGGGCTCATCCAGCGGTTTCTTTGAACCTTTGCCGGGTAATGTCTACGTTCCCTTGGGCAAGCTAAAGCCGGGCCTGTATCTGGTAGAAGCGCTGATTGGCCAATACCGGGCGACCACCGTGGTGTTTGTCTCTAATACCGTGGCCATGAGTAAGGTTTCTGGCAACGAGCTATTGGTCTGGACCGTTGGCCGCAATGACGGGCAGGCGGTGCCGGGAACGCGCATCTTGTGGAGCGACGGGTTGGGCATCATGAGCAGCGGTCAGACGGATAAGAGCGGCTTACTGAGCCTGCGCCATATCTCGCCAGAGCGCTCGTATGTGATGGGTGAAGACAGCGAAGGCGGGGTGTTTGTCTCGGAGAACTTTTATTACGACAGCGAGATTTATGACACCAAACTTTATGCCTTCACCGATCGGCCGCTCTATCGCCCAGGTGATTGGGTTGAAGTCAAACTGATCGGGCGCGAATTCAATAATGCGCTGGATTCCGTCGCGCTCAAGCCAGGTTCGTTGAGTTTGACCGTGTTGGATGCCAATGGGGCAACGTTGCAAACCTTGAACTTGCCTGTTGACGGTAAATCCGGGGCGCAGGGGCGTTTTCAACTGCCAGAAAATTCCGTGGCCGGTGGCTATGAACTGCGCTCAACCTACAATAATCAGGTTTACAGCAGCTCATTCCGTGTCGCTAGCTACATCAAACCGCACTTCGAAATTTCACTGGCGATGGCCAAAACTGATTTTCGCACCAACGAGCCGGTAAATGGCGACGTCGTGCTGCTCTATCCTGATGGCAAGCCAGTGGCCAACGCGCGTCTTGAACTGAGCCTGTATAGCCAGCAGCTTTCGATGGTCAGCAACGACCTGCAATATCAGGGTAAATTCCCCATTGAGTTGAAAACGGCTCAACTGACCACCGACAGCAAAGGCCACGCCAAGTTGGATCTACCCGCTGTGGATAAGCCGAGCCGCTATCTACTGACTATTTTTGCCAGCGATGGTGCCGCCTACCGAGTCAAAACTACTCGGGAAATCCTGATTGAGCGTGGTGTTTCGCGTTATGCGCTCAATACGTTGAAACGGTTTAGTGCGGTAAATGAGCCAGTGGAATTCAGCTATCGCAACGAACAACAGGGGGATGACAAACCGGCGGTTTATGAATGGGTGCGTCTGGAAGACCGCAAAACAGAGCGTGCTCCATTGCCAGCCACTGGGCAGCCGTTTGCCATTAGCTTCCAGCAACCCGGCACCTATACCGTCACGTTGAAAAGCGACCAGGGCATGATCCTTGGTGCTATCAGCCAGTTTGTCAGTGGGCCGGGCGGGAAATCGGTGCCGGGTAGCGTTGAGATCGTGATGGACAAGCCGCAATATCGGTTGGGGGAAACTGCGCAGGCATTAATTACTTTCCCAGAGCCGGTGGAGCAAGCATTGCTGACGCTGGAGCGCGACAAAGTGGAGAGCATTGCGTTGCTTTCCAGTGGTGCCGAATGGGTTAAAGCGCAACGTTTAAGCGATACCCAGTATCTGGCGCAAATCGCAGTGCGGGATAATTTTTCCCCGAATATGACCTTCTCCGTGCTGTACAGCAAAGGCGGCCAATACAGCTTCCAGAACGCCGGGATCAAGGTTGAGATACCGCGTATCGATATCGCGGTTAAAACAGACAAAGTCGTTTACCGCCCAGGTGAAACGGTCACTGTCGCGTTGGATACCCAACTTGCGGGCAAACCCTTACCGGCTCACCTGACGGTTAGCGTCGTTGATGAGATGGTCTATGCCTTGCAACCGGAGATTGCGCCTACCATCGACCAGTTCTTCTATCATCCTCGGCGCAACAACGTGCGCACCACCGCCAGCCTGTCATTTATCGCCTACGATCTGGCGTTACCGGGGGTGCCAAAAGCGCCTGGGGTGGCGAACCGCAGCGATCGCAACGTCAAGGTGCTGGAACGCCCACGCCGTGAAGATGTGGATACCGCTGCCTGGCAGCCGGACATTGTCACCGACGCCAACGGCAAAGCGACATTCAGTTTCCGTATGCCAGATTCATTGACTCGGTGGCGTATTACGGTCCGGGCGCAAAATGAGCAAGGGCAGGTTGGCCAGAAACAGCAGCTTATCCGTTCCGAGAAACCGCTCTACCTTAAATGGAGTGGGGCCACGCAGTTCCGTAAAGGCGACCACCCGCAGCCTGGGCTGTTTATCTTCAGTCAGAACAAGCAGGCCCAGCAGGTGGAGTTGCGCACCCAATATGGTGATAACAACCTGAGCCAAACGGTGTCGCTGCATGAAGGGGTGAACTACGTGGCACAACCAGTGGCAGCCATGCAGTCTGGGCGCTGGACCTCGGAAGTGGTGAAAAACGGTGAAGTGCTGGACAGCCTGAGCGTTGATCTGAAGGTGAGTGACGACAATTGGCCAGTGCCTCAGCAGCAGCAAGTGCGGCTACATGCCGGCAGTAATACTCTCAATCTGCCAGCCAGCGCCTACGATATCCGCCTGCGCCTCAATAGTGATGCGCAATCCATGTTCCGTAATGGTCTGGATGACCTGATCAATGAACCTTATGGTGGTGTGATCAATACCGCCAGCCGCCTGTTACCCCTCAGCCTAGCTTACAACATGCTGGCGAAAGAAGACGCGCAGCGTGGGGATGTATTACGCCAGACTCTGCAAAATAACCGCCAGCGCCTGGTGCAGATGGCGGGGCCAGGGGCGTTGTTTACCTGGTGGGGGGAGAATGGCGATCCTGATGCCTTCCTGACCGCCTACGCCTACTATGCCGACTGGTATGCCAGCCAGGCATTAGGCATGGCGTTACCGGCAGAACACTGGCAGCGAATTTTGGAACTGTATGCCGAGCAGGCGGCAGAGATGCCGGTTCTCCATCGTGCTCTGTTACTGTCATTCGCTCAGGATATGCATCTGCCGATCACCAGCCTGCTGCAAGGGCTGGCGGAGTCATTGCCTAATGCGCAGGTGGAGTCCGGGGCGCCATTGTCTGAAACCGACAGCCTGGTGATGGCCGCGCCTAACTTCAAGTTGGGGTTGGCGGTGGCACGGGTGCTGACTTATTCGATGCTGCAGCAAACGCCCGGTTATAAACTTTCGGAGCCAGAGCTGCAAACGTTGCGCCAGAGCCAGGAGTTTATTTCCTTCAGTGAACATCCGTTTGCCTATGCAGCGGTATGGCGCACGCGTGGCGCAGATGCTCCGCAAGTCGCCTGGTTGTTGCAGCAACTGATGCCTGCGCAGCAAGGGCCAGAGCGCGCTTTGGCATTAACCTGGCTCTACAATTCACTCGGCACCACAGTGCCACCGGTGAGTTTCAACCCAGGTGAAGGCTGGCAATTGCGGCAGGGTACCGCAGGGGAGCGTTACTGGCAGTGGCAAGGGCAGGGCGCGGTGCAGCCGGTAGTGATGCCAGCAGAACTGGAACAGCCGCTTAATGTCTCGCTGAACTATAACTTGCCACTGACGGCGACCGCAACTGACAGCGAGAGGCAGCCATTAAATGTGACCATCCAGCATCGTCTGCTGCAACTTATCCCTGGCGATAAGGCGTTCGAATTTGGCGTGAAGCCGGTGGCTAATGGGGAGGCACTCTCCAGCGATGCGCTGTATCTTGACGAGGTGACGTTGGTTAACAAATCCTCCACGCCGCAGCGCTACATGCTGTTAGAAGTGCCGTTACCACCAGGCGCAGATGTTGAACGCACCACTTGGGGTATTCAGGTCGCGGGCTTGGGCGGCAAGGGTGTAACACCACTTGAGAAAGCGCGTAATGAATCGGGGCTACTCTCTTATGTGGTACCGGTTGATGAATTGGTGGATTCCAAGGTGTACCGGCATTTGGTGCGTTTCTCGCAGAAAGGGCAGTTTGTGTTGCCGCCAATCCGTTATTCGCGCATGTATACGCCGCAAGAGGCGGCAACGGAAAGTGGCAGTTCCCTGAAAACAGTGACGGTGAAGTAA